A window of the Macrobrachium rosenbergii isolate ZJJX-2024 chromosome 13, ASM4041242v1, whole genome shotgun sequence genome harbors these coding sequences:
- the LOC136845312 gene encoding uncharacterized protein has translation MKFLSPLVLLVVSAYQVSCGDVFDGIGIHGAVGHGVIGGGHGLIGGGAGLIDGGAGLIGGGAGLIGGGAGLIGGGAGLIGAGHGVIAGGPAVHTVVSQPIIEKHITKPVVRTHVSRPIIDKHITEPILRTHVNRPVIDKHITEPILRTHVNRPVIDKHITQPIVRTHVNRPIIDKHVTQPIVRTTVNRPVIDKEVTIPVVRTKVNRPVINKEVTIPVVKTTVNRPVIHKEITSPVLKTVVNRPIIHKEVTSPILKTVVNRPIIHKEVTSPVVKTTVNRPVIHKEITSPVLKTVVNRPVIHKEVTAPVVHTSLHQPVIHKQVTAPIVHHSVSHPVVHKHVDLGVHGVLH, from the exons ATGAAATTC CTTTCTCCTCTTGTTCTATTGGTGGTGTCTGCCTACCAAGTATCCTGTGGAGATGTCTTTGATGGCATTGGTATTCACGGTGCTGTAGGCCACGGAGTCATTGGAGGTGGCCATGGACTCATCGGAGGTGGTGCTGGACTCATTGATGGTGGTGCTGGACTCATTGGAGGTGGTGCTGGACTCATCGGAGGTGGTGCTGGACTCATCGGAGGTGGTGCTGGACTCATTGGAGCCGGCCATGGAGTCATTGCCGGTGGCCCAGCCGTCCACACTGTCGTGAGCCAGCCCATTATTGAGAAGCACATCACCAAACCTGTTGTGCGCACTCATGTCAGCAGGCCCATCATTGACAAGCACATCACCGAGCCTATCCTGCGCACTCACGTCAACAGGCCCGTCATTGACAAGCACATCACTGAGCCTATCCTGCGCACTCACGTCAACAGGCCCGTCATTGACAAGCACATCACCCAGCCTATTGTACGCACCCACGTCAACAGGCCCATCATTGACAAGCACGTCACCCAGCCTATTGTTCGCACTACTGTCAACAGGCCTGTCATTGACAAGGAAGTTACCATCCCAGTAGTCCGCACCAAAGTTAACAGGCCCGTTATCAACAAGGAGGTCACCATCCCAGTCGTGAAAACCACCGTCAACAGGCCCGTCATCCACAAGGAGATTACCTCCCCTGTCTTGAAGACTGTTGTCAACAGGCCCATCATCCACAAGGAAGTCACCTCCCCCATCCTGAAGACTGTTGTCAACAGGCCCATCATCCACAAGGAAGTCACCTCCCCCGTTGTGAAGACTACCGTCAACAGACCCGTCATCCACAAGGAGATCACCTCCCCCGTCCTGAAGACTGTTGTCAACAGGCCCGTCATCCACAAGGAGGTCACTGCTCCCGTTGTGCACACCTCCTTGCACCAGCCTGTCATCCACAAGCAGGTCACCGCTCCCATCGTGCACCACTCTGTGAGCCACCCAGTGGTCCACAAGCACGTTGACCTGGGCGTCCACGGTGTCCTCCACTAA